A stretch of the Glycine soja cultivar W05 chromosome 13, ASM419377v2, whole genome shotgun sequence genome encodes the following:
- the LOC114380941 gene encoding LOB domain-containing protein 41-like: MRMSCNGCRVLRKGCSEDCSIRPCLQWIKNPESQANATVFLAKFYGRAGLMNLINAGPENLRPAIFRSLLYEACGRIVNPIYGSVGLLWSGSWQLCQAAVEAVLKGEPITPITSEAAANGRAPPLKAYDIRHVSKDQNSANETPKTKTRSRFKRTSGTLIKPKASKGTGFVPVEPEMANRTASHESGLSHLSEATAMVEGESKESESVVSMDTSNLIHEEPEWVAKTSDGTGESGNEIGLELTLGFEPVSRLHHVVPMKKRKIIELKSCGDSAEKDSCKMELGLEYPA; encoded by the exons ATGCGAATGAGTTGTAACGGATGTCGTGTTTTGCGCAAAGGGTGTAGCGAAGATTGTAGCATAAGACCGTGTTTGCAATGGATCAAGAACCCGGAGTCGCAAGCTAATGCCACTGTGTTTCTTGCTAAGTTCTATGGCCGTGCTGGCCTCATGAACCTCATCAACGCTGGTCCTGAAAACCTTCGTCCTG CTATTTTTCGATCCTTGTTATACGAGGCATGCGGTCGAATTGTTAACCCAATTTACGGGTCAGTGGGTTTGTTATGGTCCGGGAGCTGGCAGCTCTGTCAAGCCGCTGTGGAAGCCGTTTTGAAAGGTGAGCCGATCACGCCGATAACATCCGAAGCCGCGGCTAATGGGCGGGCCCCACCTCTCAAGGCCTACGACATACGCCACGTGTCAAAAGACCAGAACTCGGCAAATGAAACTCCAAAGACCAAGACCCGGTCCCGGTTCAAGCGAACCAGCGGCACGCTTATTAAACCGAAGGCCAGCAAAGGAACCGGGTTCGTTCCGGTTGAGCCGGAGATGGCGAACCGGACTGCGAGTCATGAGTCGGGGCTGAGCCACTTGTCGGAAGCCACGGCGATGGTGGAGGGGGAAAGCAAAGAGAGCGAAAGCGTGGTGTCGATGGATACCTCAAACCTAATTCACGAAGAACCGGAGTGGGTTGCGAAGACGAGTGATGGAACCGGTGAGAGCGGCAACGAAATTGGTTTGGAATTAACGCTCGGGTTCGAACCGGTTTCACGTTTGCATCACGTGGTTCCGATGAAGAAGAGAAAGATAATTGAGTTGAAGAGTTGTGGTGACTCGGCTGAGAAAGACTCGTGTAAGATGGAGCTGGGGCTTGAGTACCCGGCTTGA